Within the Camelus dromedarius isolate mCamDro1 chromosome 9, mCamDro1.pat, whole genome shotgun sequence genome, the region ACAAGTAGGTAAACCAGGAAAGGATGATACTCCAGGAACTGTGGAGAGAGGAAATGAATCAAATCAGCATGAGCACAGGACGGAAGGAAGACGGCATTGCTCCCCAGACAGGCGGTACAGAAGTGCAGTCAGGGAAAGAAGTCTGGAGGCAAGTTACAAAGGAAGAATCAAGCTTGTGGGTATTTCCTACAAGTTTGGGGATCCGACAGTGAAAGTATCAAGACAAAACAAGGAGGAGACATGGAAGTTCAACCAATGTCTGAATGAGTAAGAAGTGGGGAGGATACAactcaagtgctagagcacacgcttagcatgcacaaggttctgggttcaattcccagtaccacctccaaaaataaatacataaacctaattacctcccccctcaaaaaaaataaataaataaaatgaatgagtaaGAAGAGATCTCTAAATAATGAAGGAGGATTAAGGACACCAGAGGAGAAAATAACCCAGCAAGTAGGGTTACAAGACAGGGAGAGATGGTGTTCTGAGTGTCGGACAAAGGGTTACTTTCAGAAGGGAGAAACGGATACCTTTCCCTACAAGACCTACGAACAGCAGGAGCACCCTCATGgagaaggaagacatacagaggGGTCATCCAGGAGATGGCTCAGCCTCTTCTACAGGTCTAGGCGCTCCCAAGGCAGCAATGTGAAGGGGTGCCCCTCTCCTTCGACTGTGCCTTTGTACGTACTGATTCCTACATGCTTGACTCTCATTTACCTGGATAGAAAGGTCTTTGGATTTCTCCCTCTGCTATCCATGGCTCTTCTCCTTGCTCCAATTTGAAGATCACCTCTGGCTTGGAAACTTGATATCCTGCTCATGGGTAAATACACAAGATTTGGTTGTCTGTGCAAGTGGACAAAGAACCCTCTACAAGTCAGTATTAGGCCTTGATCCTCAGGAactctgaagggaaaaaaaggtgcAACTTGAGGAGCATGCAATCAAACGGCCtatttccagttctgtgaaaGAAAGATCTTTTACCTAAAGAACAGGCTCAGAAACCCATAGAGCTGAGTCCCAAAATGATGAACAAACTCGGACCCTGAACACAGTCACCCAAACTATGAGCCCCACAACCCTagtaactgagaaagaaaagaccCATCAATACAAAGACAATGAGATGTGGTCCTTACCAAGAGAAACCAAGTGGCTatagttctccagcatcacatcctTGTACAAGCGCCTCTGAGCAGGATCCACGTGGTGCCATTCTTCCTGGGTGAAGTTCACAGCCACATCCTTGAATGTCACTGATTCCTGTAGGATCACATTCCTGCTTAACTAGGAATTAACCCCACAAATTTTCCCATGCGATACTGGGAACATACTGGAGGGTCTATCAGAAACAGTGATCACACATTTGGTATCCTAAGGGGGCAATGTTGGGTTAAATGTACTTGTTgtttacataattttataaagaatCTAATATGGCAGGCAGGAAGGTCATGAGGGGCAGTATGTGCTGCAATCCTATATGCCTACTTAGCTTTCTTCTTGTTTCCCTCCAAAGCCTTTTATACAATCAATTCCTCATTGCCCCTGCACTTCTTTTGTTGCAAAATCCAAATACAACAGCAAATAAAAAGTAACAGCCTTCATTCAACCCTATCACCAATCTCACTAAATTCCTTACAAATAACCACGGTTAACAGTTTGGAGTACACACTTAATAGTCCTGTTCCATGTTTTACACACACAGAGTCTTTTGTACAATACCATATATACTGTTTTACAACTTGCTTTTTACATTTAACTATATATCTTGGAGATCTTCCCACAGTGCTATGTATACTTTCACCTTACTCCTCTGAATTGCTTCACAGCACTCCATAGTACAGTTGTACCATAACATACTCATTGGCTAAAACCCACAGCACCCACTGTACTAAGAATAACATTCAAACTCCTCCATCACTCACTGGGCTCTGGCCATGTTGACCTTTTGCTGATCCCTGAACACCTCAAGTTTGTTTCTAACCCTGGCCTTGGGATCACCATGTGGTTGACAACTAGTCACTTAGGTCTCAGGTCCAGCATCACCACCTCAGAAAAGTTGTCTTAGCGCCTCCATTCTACTACACGTCGTATTACCATGTTTAATTTTCCTCCTAGCACAGGTATCTCTCACTGTCCAAATTCCTGCCACCTGAACTCAGGAACCAAACAGACTCAGGTTAAAAAGGACACTTGCACTTCTAACCATTATCTGAGATTTCCTGTTAGCCTTTTTTGTCTCCCCGACTGCAAGCTCCATGAGAATACGGacttttatctatctatttattcaCTGCTATACATCTCTCTAGTGCCTAGAATGATGCCCAGCACATAGTGgatgcttaaaaaaatacttgatgaatgaataaacaaacaagttCCTGTTAATAGATATTTGGATTAGTTCCaatattttgctattacaaacattACTGCAATACAAATTCTTTGTGCAAATATGCTAGAATTTCTGTAGGGTAGCTAGCTAGAATTGGAATTGCCAGATCAAAGGTCTTTTCATGCTTTACCCCACTCCAGTCACTTCTTCATCACACTGCAACCAGGCTGGCTGAAGACTCCTGTGCCTCCAAAGTGTCAGTTCTGAGGCTCACAGGTTGATTTCTGTCTTGCCTCATGAGGCCTTGTTAAGCCATGAGACACCTGTCATCATGCCCTATCTGAAATATCCCCTCTGGTCCTAGATAGATTTCTATCTCAAGAAGTACATAATAAAGTATGTAAAAACAATTACTATGAAAAGACACTTAAAGCAGAGCTGCAAGTTCACCCCAGCAGTGAGAGAAAGTTACGTGGAGGCTCTGCTTTACTCCATGCCCTTCTTCCCATGTGCTTAGCTATAGCTGAACTGGACTTTTCAGtttcctggagaatatcattctctCCCATCCGTCTTTCCCTCGCTAACTCCACTACATACTTCAGGTGTAGGTTAGATCTTTGGTGAGGTCTTCTGAACCCCCAGTGGA harbors:
- the ZFP90 gene encoding zinc finger protein 90 homolog isoform X4, which encodes MAPRPPTTRPQESVTFKDVAVNFTQEEWHHVDPAQRRLYKDVMLENYSHLVSLGYQVSKPEVIFKLEQGEEPWIAEGEIQRPFYPAVCFSRRE
- the ZFP90 gene encoding zinc finger protein 90 homolog isoform X3, with amino-acid sequence MAPRPPTTRPQESVTFKDVAVNFTQEEWHHVDPAQRRLYKDVMLENYSHLVSLGYQVSKPEVIFKLEQGEEPWIAEGEIQRPFYPVPGVSSFPGLPTC
- the ZFP90 gene encoding zinc finger protein 90 homolog isoform X5, which produces MAPRPPTTRPQESVTFKDVAVNFTQEEWHHVDPAQRRLYKDVMLENYSHLVSLGYQVSKPEVIFKLEQGEEPWIAEGEIQRPFYPELG
- the ZFP90 gene encoding zinc finger protein 90 homolog isoform X2, yielding MAPRPPTTRPQESVTFKDVAVNFTQEEWHHVDPAQRRLYKDVMLENYSHLVSLGYQVSKPEVIFKLEQGEEPWIAEGEIQRPFYPAAFNCSSYIKFTMETNSTSKNSPFKELDQLVQPLHCTDEETESQRCEVVCTA